A single region of the Ictalurus punctatus breed USDA103 chromosome 26, Coco_2.0, whole genome shotgun sequence genome encodes:
- the tlr2 gene encoding toll-like receptor 2: protein MKLSLSVVICLSLAWTRAQTSDRPNCYECDEDHFCNCSAKTLHRVPIVPASVLSLDVSFNEIESVTKKDLAAYTALRTLKLQENELSAIHKDAFHSQSKLEELDLSFNKLENISSLWFSSLRSLKHLNILGNRYMTLGAVGLFQFVEDPALRTLRFGNPSIEDVRRNMLNKIRQLDELTFVGGKLSSYESGSFKTAQPIRVVSLSLQGLFQDDPALVSKILRDVSHPETSLTVRDVSLETREPIQSFKEVREGCTRRLTFQNASTTDEGVTHLLEVLDGSPMSYLGLEDIHLVGTGSWEKARWTHFENLHTLFLRNVEIQGFFRFSSMIQLAFLLKHLTKISVVNATVFVIPCSTTYFLQKVEYLDLSQNLLSDITIQESLCNGDCKMRDLHTLNVSHNSLKSLQLVSRLVTRLHRLTSLDVSHNDFLKMPESCSWPASLRFMNLSATKLHRITPCLPVSLTVLDLSQNYLTEFHQHLPSLMELWLTGNRFISLPEGGWFPSLRTLLIQSNTLNVFNKSDLMAFQSLQVLEAGRNNFVCSCDFVEFFTGRIDHLITLRDGHRSYVCDSPFTLRGRAVDNARLSVFECHMILSVSVLCSAIVLVLIAIGVTCYKLHVLWYLQMTLAWLRAKSKPAVRSGGADLCYDAFVSYSQHDAEWVEEILVPKLESSEPPVTLCLHKRDFLPGRWIVDNIIESIESSHRTLFVLSENFVTSEWCRYELDFSHFRIVDEHNDSAVLILLEPIAKETIPKRFCKLRKIMNSTTYLEWPHDEEKREVFWQNLRAALKREHR, encoded by the coding sequence ATGAAGTTGTCACTGTCCGTAGTGATCTGTTTAAGCCTGGCTTGGACTCGCGCTCAGACGTCTGACAGACCAAACTGTTACGAATGCGACGAAGATCACTTCTGCAACTGTTCTGCAAAGACTCTCCACAGGGTACCCATAGTTCCCGCCAGCGTTCTGTCCCTCGACGTGTCCTTCAACGAGATCGAGTCCGTTACTAAGAAGGATCTGGCCGCGTACACGGCGCTGAGAACGTTGAAGCTGCAGGAGAACGAGCTCAGCGCGATCCACAAAGACGCGTTTCATTCCCAGAGCAAACTGGAAGAACTCGATCTGTCGTTCAACAAACTGGAAAACATTTCTTCGCTGTGGTTCTCTTCGCTTCGGTCTCTGAAACATCTGAACATCTTGGGAAACCGATATATGACCTTGGGAGCCGTCGGCCTGTTCCAGTTTGTTGAGGATCCTGCGCTGAGGACGTTACGATTCGGCAACCCTTCGATCGAGGACGTCAGACGGAACATGTTGAATAAGATCAGACAGCTGGACGAGCTGACGTTTGTCGGCGGAAAGTTAAGCTCATACGAGAGCGGAAGTTTCAAGACAGCTCAACCCATCAGGGTGGTTTCTCTCAGCCTTCAGGGGTTGTTTCAGGATGATCCGGCGCTCGTATCAAAGATCCTTCGAGACGTTTCTCACCCTGAGACATCGCTGACCGTCAGAGATGTTTCGCTGGAGACAAGAGAACCCATACAATCCTTTAAAGAGGTCAGAGAAGGCTGTACCAGACGGCTTACCTTTCAAAACGCAAGCACGACTGATGAGGGAGTCACCCACCTTCTAGAAGTTTTAGACGGCTCTCCGATGTCATACCTCGGTCTTGAGGATATCCATCTCGTAGGCACGGGTTCGTGGGAAAAAGCACGGTGGACGCACTTCGAAAACCTGCACACATTGTTCCTCCGCAACGTAGAAATCCAGGGCTTCTTCAGATTCAGCAGCATGATACAGTTAGCGTTTCTGTTGAAGCACCTCACCAAGATCTCCGTCGTCAATGCCACCGTTTTCGTTATTCCCTGCAGCACCACCTATTTTCTACAGAAGGTGGAGTACTTGGACTTGAGCCAAAATCTCCTATCAGATATCACCATTCAGGAATCCTTGTGCAACGGTGACTGCAAGATGCGCGATCTGCACACGCTCAACGTCAGCCACAACTCGCTGAAATCCCTCCAGCTCGTGTCCCGCCTGGTCACACGTCTCCACAGGCTTACGTCGCTGGACGTGAGTCACAATGACTTTTTGAAGATGCCAGAGAGTTGCAGTTGGCCTGCGAGTCTCAGGTTTATGAATCTCTCTGCTACAAAACTTCATCGCATAACTCCGTGCCTTCCTGTGAGCCTGACCGTTCTGGATTTGAGCCAAAATTACCTCACGGAGTTCCACCAGCATCTTCCCAGCCTCATGGAGCTCTGGCTTACAGGAAACAGGTTCATTTCCCTCCCGGAAGGCGGATGGTTTCCAAGCCTACGGACGTTGCTCATTCAAAGCAACACGTTGAACGTGTTCAATAAAAGCGACCTGATGGCGTTCCAGTCTCTCCAGGTCTTGGAAGCTGGTCGGAACAATTTTGTTTGCAGCTGTGACTTTGTAGAGTTCTTTACAGGTCGTATTGACCACTTGATCACTCTGAGGGACGGACATCGTTCCTACGTGTGTGACTCTCCTTTCACGTTAAGGGGTCGTGCGGTCGATAATGCCCGACTGTCAGTCTTCGAGTGCCACATGATCCTGTCCGTTTCCGTCCTCTGCTCTGCGATCGTTCTCGTCCTGATCGCCATCGGGGTCACCTGCTACAAGCTTCACGTCTTATGGTATCTACAGATGACGCTGGCGTGGTTAAGAGCGAAAAGTAAACCGGCCGTACGCAGCGGAGGCGCTGATCTCTGCTACGATGCTTTCGTATCGTACAGCCAGCACGACGCGGAGTGGGTCGAAGAAATCCTAGTGCCGAAGTTAGAGAGTTCGGAACCTCCGGTCACTCTGTGTCTTCACAAGCGAGACTTCCTTCCCGGCCGCTGGATCGTCGACAACATCATCGAGTCCATAGAAAGTAGCCATCGGACTCTCTTCGTCCTGTCGGAGAACTTCGTGACGAGCGAGTGGTGCCGCTACGAGCTGGACTTCTCGCATTTCCGGATCGTCGACGAGCACAACGATTCGGCCGTCCTGATCCTGCTGGAGCCGATCGCCAAGGAGACGATTCCCAAGCGTTTCTGCAAACTGCGCAAAATCATGAACTCCACCACGTACCTCGAGTGGCCTCACGACGAAGAAAAGCGAGAGGTGTTCTGGCAGAACCTCCGAGCTGCGCTCAAGAGGGAGCACCGCTGA
- the socs1b gene encoding suppressor of cytokine signaling 1b produces MVHHNEPPDPSASPQDAVSVSVSTDVPAPQTHPAPQTHFRPFRDVDERSLVASATRFLGHSGFYWGPLDVDEAHARLASLPVGTFLIRDSMQTDVFFTLSYRSADGPTSVRILLKGCGFVLDGSKHVFPCLFELLRFYMTFPKKSLKRPYRGSAPQKLQELCRRAVVKTYGKENLGKLPVSAVLKDFLQLYPFSI; encoded by the coding sequence ATGGTGCATCACAATGAACCTCCCGACCCTTCTGCCTCGCCGCAAGACGCCGTGTCCGTCAGCGTGTCCACCGATGTCCCGGCTCCTCAGACTCATCCCGCTCCTCAGACTCACTTCCGGCCCTTCCGGGACGTGGACGAGCGCTCCCTCGTGGCCAGCGCAACACGTTTCCTGGGTCACAGTGGATTCTACTGGGGTCCTCTGGATGTAGACGAAGCTCACGCTCGCCTGGCGTCTCTTCCCGTTGGCACCTTCCTAATCCGGGACAGCATGCAAACGGACGTCTTCTTCACCCTGAGCTATCGCTCTGCGGACGGACCCACCAGCGTCCGCATCCTCCTTAAAGGCTGCGGCTTCGTCCTGGACGGCAGCAAGCACGTTTTCCCTTGCCTCTTCGAGCTCTTGCGATTTTACATGACATTTCCCAAGAAGAGTCTGAAGCGGCCGTACCGGGGTTCTGCGCCTCAGAAGCTTCAGGAGCTCTGCAGGAGAGCGGTGGTGAAAACCTACGGCAAGGAAAACCTTGGAAAACTCCCTGTGAGCGCTGTACTGAAAGACTTCCTTCAGTTATATCCTTTCAGCATTTGA